One window of Methanophagales archaeon genomic DNA carries:
- a CDS encoding TRAM domain-containing protein, whose protein sequence is MEYRERRGPSSPINVGDVYDVQIEDVGREGDGIARVEGFVVFVPNTKKGDNVKVRISKVSRRVGFGEVVSE, encoded by the coding sequence ATGGAATATAGGGAAAGAAGAGGACCGAGCTCACCAATAAATGTGGGCGACGTCTACGATGTGCAGATAGAGGATGTAGGAAGAGAAGGCGATGGAATAGCACGTGTGGAAGGATTTGTCGTGTTTGTACCGAACACGAAGAAAGGAGATAACGTGAAGGTACGAATATCGAAAGTATCGAGACGAGTTGGATTTGGAGAAGTAGTATCAGAATAG
- a CDS encoding 30S ribosomal protein S7, whose amino-acid sequence MQFDKIFDKWEIKEVEITDMGVQRHISLRPVSALHTGGKHAKQQFEQAKVCVVERLINKLMRTEKNTGKKLKAYKIVKNAFELIYQDTKQNPVQLLVDAIQNAGPREDTIRLRFGGILVPKPVDVTSQRKVDQALLFIAQGAQRCAFRSKRSIERCLADEIINAARNAKCYSISKKEEKERIAKAAR is encoded by the coding sequence ATGCAATTTGATAAGATATTTGATAAATGGGAGATAAAGGAAGTGGAGATAACGGATATGGGAGTACAGAGGCATATCTCGCTCCGGCCAGTCTCTGCTTTACATACAGGTGGCAAGCATGCGAAACAGCAGTTTGAGCAGGCGAAGGTTTGCGTGGTGGAACGGCTGATCAACAAATTGATGAGGACAGAGAAGAACACAGGCAAGAAATTGAAGGCGTACAAGATAGTAAAGAACGCTTTTGAACTGATATACCAGGATACAAAACAGAATCCGGTTCAGTTGCTTGTGGATGCAATCCAAAATGCGGGACCACGGGAAGACACGATTAGATTGCGATTTGGGGGTATTCTGGTTCCAAAGCCTGTAGATGTGACCTCACAACGTAAAGTGGACCAGGCATTGCTATTCATCGCACAGGGCGCGCAGCGGTGTGCATTCAGAAGCAAGAGGAGTATAGAGCGGTGCCTTGCTGATGAGATAATCAACGCGGCGAGGAATGCCAAATGCTACTCGATAAGCAAGAAGGAGGAGAAGGAGCGGATAGCAAAAGCGGCACGGTGA
- a CDS encoding 30S ribosomal protein S12: MGRGLYAARKAKKDRKKYRWRSAKYARRALQSAKKKDPLEGAHMARAIVLEKVGIEAKQPNSAIRKCVRVQLIKNGKQVTAFCPGDGAIKFIDEHDEVLIVGMGGRKGRSYGDLSGVRFKVVAVAGISLTELIKGRKEKVVR; the protein is encoded by the coding sequence ATGGGAAGAGGATTATACGCGGCAAGGAAGGCGAAGAAGGATAGGAAGAAGTACCGCTGGCGTAGTGCAAAGTATGCCCGTAGGGCATTGCAGTCAGCGAAGAAGAAGGATCCGCTGGAAGGTGCGCACATGGCGAGGGCGATAGTGCTGGAGAAGGTGGGAATAGAGGCGAAGCAGCCGAACTCAGCTATAAGGAAGTGTGTCCGTGTGCAATTGATCAAGAATGGTAAGCAGGTAACGGCATTTTGCCCTGGTGATGGTGCCATAAAGTTCATAGATGAGCATGATGAGGTTCTGATAGTTGGAATGGGAGGCAGGAAGGGTAGGTCATACGGTGACCTCTCTGGTGTGAGATTCAAGGTGGTGGCAGTAGCCGGCATATCACTGACTGAATTGATAAAGGGCAGGAAAGAGAAGGTTGTCAGGTAG
- a CDS encoding NusA-like transcription termination signal-binding factor, with the protein MTVKLDTEGIRCIGVFESLTGAGVKDCILDNDRVIMVVKKGDMGLAIGKGGSNINKVKKLLKKNIEVVEHSSDIKEFIENLLRPAVVKNVELLTTKDNKCYAYVEVSNKDKGIAIGKNGEKIKRVKLLVKRNQNIDNVIIK; encoded by the coding sequence ATGACAGTTAAGCTCGATACCGAAGGGATAAGGTGCATAGGAGTATTCGAGAGTCTTACAGGTGCGGGTGTCAAGGACTGTATCCTGGATAACGATAGGGTGATAATGGTGGTGAAGAAGGGCGATATGGGGTTGGCTATTGGTAAAGGTGGTTCAAACATAAACAAGGTGAAAAAGCTCTTGAAGAAGAACATTGAAGTTGTAGAGCACTCATCGGATATAAAAGAATTCATAGAGAACCTGCTGCGCCCTGCAGTGGTGAAGAACGTGGAACTGCTAACGACGAAGGATAACAAATGCTATGCCTACGTGGAGGTCTCAAACAAGGACAAAGGTATCGCAATAGGAAAGAACGGGGAGAAGATAAAGAGGGTGAAATTACTGGTGAAGAGGAATCAGAATATAGATAATGTGATAATAAAATAG
- a CDS encoding 50S ribosomal protein L30e, whose protein sequence is MTKAKRVEYTDVNRELQKVISDGKVVLGARETKKALRRADAKLVIHASNCPQSLRYEFKELCEEVGVPLYEYHANSRELGLACGKPYSVASLCVVDTEGTDILKVLASSSSKVSGSGSGSGSGSDER, encoded by the coding sequence ATGACAAAGGCAAAGCGGGTTGAATACACTGATGTGAACCGGGAATTACAGAAGGTGATAAGTGATGGTAAAGTGGTGTTAGGTGCGCGAGAGACGAAGAAAGCACTGAGGAGAGCGGATGCGAAGCTCGTTATTCACGCCTCTAACTGCCCGCAATCTTTGAGATATGAATTTAAAGAGCTGTGCGAGGAGGTAGGTGTTCCCCTCTACGAGTACCATGCAAACAGTCGTGAGCTCGGACTTGCATGTGGTAAGCCTTATTCTGTGGCATCGTTATGTGTTGTGGACACAGAGGGAACGGATATTTTAAAGGTTCTTGCATCTTCATCTTCAAAGGTTAGTGGTAGTGGCAGTGGTAGTGGTAGTGGTAGTGATGAGAGATGA
- the rpoA2 gene encoding DNA-directed RNA polymerase subunit A'' has protein sequence MSAGERDIVKELMNMGIEREIAELMAEEFSVSELNVGRDELLAAGIEEYYADDILKILGIEEGGEVKFSDIELRVNRSSLPEKLKAELKDKLRAVRRELSREKLDSILNRVEREYENAKVEPREAVGIVAAQSIGEPGTQMTLRTFHYAGVGAIYITLGLPRIIEIVDARRKPSTPAMKVRLMGEYASDRHRAEMLAMEIEETHIRDVAKVESSTEDMCIMIYPNKRELSRRGIEEGEVRDKIKSMDMPIQESEDGKLKIYTRNNSYHELLRLEERVSNMLVRGIEGIRRAIVRKSPDGEYMLYTEGSALKKISKIEGVDFSRTTTNNIAEIAEVLGIEAARNAIIDEMINTLEEQGLDVDARHVTLIADAMTVEGEVKQIGRHGLAGEKASVLSRAAFEVTVDNLLEAAIHGEIDELKGVTENVIVGQPIRLGTGAVELVAKNYGELR, from the coding sequence ATGAGCGCTGGGGAGAGAGATATAGTGAAAGAACTGATGAATATGGGTATAGAGCGGGAGATAGCGGAATTAATGGCAGAAGAGTTCAGTGTATCAGAACTAAATGTCGGTCGTGATGAGCTTTTAGCAGCAGGGATCGAGGAGTACTATGCAGATGATATATTGAAGATACTGGGCATAGAAGAGGGCGGAGAAGTAAAGTTCAGTGATATAGAGTTAAGGGTGAATAGGAGCTCATTACCGGAGAAGCTAAAGGCGGAATTGAAGGACAAGCTGAGAGCAGTGCGGAGAGAGCTGAGCAGAGAGAAGCTGGATTCTATTCTGAACAGGGTGGAGAGGGAGTATGAGAATGCAAAAGTAGAACCCCGGGAGGCTGTTGGGATTGTGGCAGCGCAGTCAATAGGAGAGCCTGGTACGCAGATGACGCTTAGAACTTTTCATTATGCCGGTGTCGGTGCCATATATATAACTCTGGGATTACCACGGATAATAGAGATAGTGGATGCAAGGCGGAAACCGTCCACGCCGGCGATGAAGGTGAGGTTGATGGGGGAGTACGCTTCAGATCGGCATAGGGCGGAGATGCTGGCAATGGAGATAGAGGAGACGCATATAAGAGATGTTGCTAAAGTGGAATCATCCACGGAGGATATGTGCATCATGATTTACCCGAATAAAAGGGAACTATCGAGGCGGGGAATAGAGGAAGGGGAAGTGAGAGATAAGATAAAGAGCATGGATATGCCCATACAGGAGAGTGAAGATGGTAAACTTAAAATATATACGAGGAATAACTCATATCATGAACTGCTCAGGCTTGAGGAGCGGGTATCAAATATGCTTGTGCGAGGTATAGAAGGGATAAGGAGGGCGATAGTACGTAAGAGTCCTGATGGTGAGTATATGCTGTATACGGAGGGGTCGGCGTTGAAGAAGATATCTAAGATAGAAGGTGTAGATTTCAGCAGAACAACAACGAATAACATAGCGGAGATAGCGGAGGTACTGGGCATAGAAGCTGCTCGTAATGCGATAATTGATGAGATGATAAACACGCTGGAGGAGCAGGGTCTGGATGTGGATGCCCGGCATGTAACATTAATAGCAGATGCGATGACAGTGGAGGGGGAAGTGAAACAGATAGGAAGGCATGGCCTGGCAGGAGAGAAAGCATCTGTGCTTTCAAGAGCTGCCTTTGAGGTCACGGTGGATAACCTGCTGGAGGCTGCCATACATGGTGAGATAGATGAATTGAAGGGAGTTACGGAGAATGTCATTGTGGGTCAGCCCATAAGATTAGGTACTGGTGCAGTGGAGCTGGTAGCAAAGAACTATGGTGAGTTACGATGA